From the Maniola jurtina chromosome Z, ilManJurt1.1, whole genome shotgun sequence genome, one window contains:
- the LOC123880708 gene encoding syntaxin-6, translating into MTLEDPFYVVKDEVFRALNKTRGLYLRWQEISKAPVAPNSPEAEWTSTELRNALRSIEWDLEDLEDTISIVEKNSSKFKIDNKEISDRRTFIEATKQEVKVMKSKMSLNRHRDNDGTAREPLLGEESPMHFGNTWTSTPKYSKYSKLANQTDSPNRFDAYDSDIMSMQEKMLMSQDEQLHVISSSVGSLKTVSKQIGIELDEQAVMLDDLNTELENADSKLDSTLKKVARVLHMNNDRRQWMAIGILIVLLVIILILFVIM; encoded by the exons atGACTTTAGAAGACCCATTTTACGTCGTCAAAGA TGAAGTGTTCAGAGCACTGAATAAAACGCGTGGTCTTTACCTGCGCTGGCAAGAGATCTCAAAAGCGCCCGTCGCGCCAAACAGCCCTGAGGCAGAATGGACATCTACAGAGTTGAGGAATGCACTCCGTAGCATCGAGTGGGACTTGGAAGACCTTGAAGACACTATTA GTATAGTTGAGAAGAATTCGTCCAAATTTAAGATTGACAATAAAGAAATTAGTGACCGAAGGACATTTATAGAAGCCACCAAGCAAGAAGTTAAG GTGATGAAAAGCAAGATGAGCCTCAATAGGCACCGCGATAACGACGGAACGGCCCGCGAGCCTCTCCTGGGCGAAGAGAGCCCCATGCATTTCGGAAACACTTGGACTTCCACGCCCAAGTACTCCAAGTACTCCAAACTAGCGAACCAGACCGACAGCCCCAACCGCTTCGATGCTTACGATAGTGACATCATGTCCATGCAAGAGAAGATGCTGATGAGCCAGGATGAGCAGCTCCACGTCATCAGCAGCTCAGTTGGATCTTTGAAGACTGTCTCCAAACAAATCGGGATTGAACTGGATGAGCAGGCTGT GATGCTGGATGATTTGAATACAGAGTTAGAAAACGCGGACTCCAAGTTAGATTCAACGCTTAAAAAGGTGGCAAGAGTTCTTCACATGAACAATG ATCGACGACAATGGATGGCAATTGGCATACTGATCGTTCTTCTAGTGATTATATTAATTCTATTTGTTATCATGTAA
- the LOC123880706 gene encoding uncharacterized protein LOC123880706 — MTLCNDAPNSAMCKWKYFIILGFTIPLSFGAEPFRPRDGSVPFLVYFSSRYRGLCVGTLVSRTAVITAMVCITDPTLLTHDTRAINVVTGTSYRHPRRGIRVQVTKIIIPKLSNNTAERTYMIQKSPAILLLYRKVPDVLAEVPLRPIEVYYKGEEMMSLHEQCLMAGWHFFYKGDKIYLPHKFLLQRNVRVQFVAVVKKTLWCDTITLKFQKAMINRGYTGEFDDDDVSVCVRDPNREAQPCHGMYGAPLVCRGKAVGMLTAPEAQWSNCTGYSNLVQVFNSNNIRPFMHCVSSLFDPEFTLSWEEMKKGLENGNGEEFDFLPEIYDDMRYDVSNSEEV; from the exons ATGACATTATGCAATGACGCTCCGAATAGCGCTATGTGCAAATggaaatatttcattattttgg GTTTCACCATACCATTAAGTTTCGGAGCAGAACCCTTTAGGCCGCGAGATGGTTCCGTACctttttta GTATACTTCAGTTCCCGCTACCGTGGCCTGTGCGTGGGTACCTTAGTGTCCCGTACAGCGGTCATCACTGCGATGGTCTGCATCACCGACCCCACCCTCCTAACTCACGACACTCGAGCGATCAACGTGGTCACCGGCACATCATACCGACACCCACGGCGAGGCATACGCGTACAAGTCACTAAGATCATTATACCCAAAC TGAGTAACAATACAGCCGAAAGAACGTACATGATACAGAAGTCGCCAGCCATCTTGCTCCTATACAGGAAGGTGCCCGACGTGTTGGCAGAGGTGCCTCTGCGACCTATAGAGGTCTACTACAAGGGAGAGGAGATGATGAGTCTGCATGAACAGTGCTTGATGGCCGGCTGGCATTTCTTTTACAAAGGG GACAAAATCTACTTGCCCCACAAGTTCTTGCTGCAGCGCAACGTCCGAGTCCAATTCGTCGCCGTAGTGAAGAAGACCCTGTGGTGCGACACCATCACGCTCAAGTTCCAGAAGGCTATGATCAACCGTGGTTACACGGGAGAATTTGACGACGACGACGTCTCTGTATGCGTGCGAGAC CCTAATAGAGAAGCTCAACCTTGTCAT GGTATGTACGGAGCGCCGCTGGTGTGCCGGGGCAAGGCGGTCGGCATGCTGACGGCCCCAGAAGCTCAGTGGTCCAACTGCACCGGCTACTCCAACCTGGTGCAGGTGTTCAATTCCAACAACATACGCCCCTTCATGCACTGTGTGAGCAG TTTGTTCGATCCAGAGTTTACCCTCAGTTGGGAGGAAATGAAGAAGGGGCTGGAGAATGGAAACGGGGAGGAGTTCGACTTCTTGCCGGAAATATACGATGATATGAGATACGACGTGAGCAACTCCGAGGAGGTGTAG